Proteins co-encoded in one Flavobacteriaceae bacterium MAR_2009_75 genomic window:
- a CDS encoding murein DD-endopeptidase MepM/ murein hydrolase activator NlpD: MIGVNSGSTISLILKNRIIKMQKYWGLIFTLLLSFSCKESGKTTVEKQSLEIASIEVLEKPIVKHFGFNLEEFEVQLDTIKNGDSFGKLMMDHKVDYPKIAKITEEYRDTFDVRKIRVGKPYLILKSKDTTATAQVFIYENDPINYTVVDLRDSVKAYKEKKQVKYLEKEVSGVITTNLSESLLEQGIDYMVTHNLANVYAWTIDFSMLQKGDRFKIIYKEKFINDSIYAGSEQIEAAYFEHNGKPIYAFAYENDSLKSIVDYFDDEANNLRRTFLRMPVEFGRLSSRYNLKRRIRYYGNKIRPHKGTDYAAPVGTPIMATADGTVTESTRRGGNGKYVKIRHNGTYSTQYLHMKKQKVKRGEFVRQGDVIGWVGMTGNTSGPHVCYRFWKNGRQVDPLREELPKAEPLAETLQPEYFSYINPLKEQLDCIAYPEKQEEEDIQAPDLASLTE; the protein is encoded by the coding sequence ATGATTGGGGTAAACAGTGGGTCGACCATATCTTTAATCCTGAAAAATCGAATAATTAAAATGCAAAAATACTGGGGCCTTATTTTCACATTACTACTATCTTTTTCTTGTAAGGAGAGCGGTAAGACAACTGTTGAAAAACAATCGTTGGAAATTGCATCAATAGAAGTTCTTGAAAAGCCTATTGTTAAGCACTTCGGCTTTAATTTAGAAGAATTTGAAGTTCAGCTCGATACTATAAAAAACGGAGATAGTTTTGGTAAATTGATGATGGATCACAAGGTCGATTATCCGAAAATCGCCAAGATTACCGAAGAGTATAGAGATACTTTCGATGTTCGTAAGATTAGGGTCGGTAAACCTTACCTCATTTTGAAATCTAAAGACACTACGGCCACGGCACAAGTTTTTATATACGAAAATGACCCAATTAATTATACCGTGGTCGATTTAAGAGATTCGGTAAAGGCATATAAAGAAAAGAAGCAGGTTAAGTATTTAGAAAAAGAAGTTTCAGGCGTAATTACGACCAACCTTTCAGAGTCATTATTAGAACAGGGTATTGATTATATGGTAACCCATAATTTAGCTAATGTTTATGCTTGGACGATTGATTTTTCTATGCTTCAAAAAGGGGACCGATTCAAGATTATTTACAAAGAAAAATTTATCAACGATTCAATCTATGCGGGCTCGGAACAAATAGAAGCAGCTTATTTTGAACATAATGGCAAGCCTATTTACGCATTTGCTTACGAGAATGATTCTTTAAAAAGTATTGTAGATTATTTTGATGATGAGGCCAATAATCTTCGTAGAACTTTTTTAAGAATGCCAGTTGAATTCGGCCGTTTATCTTCAAGATATAATCTCAAAAGAAGAATACGCTATTACGGTAATAAGATTAGGCCGCATAAAGGTACCGACTATGCGGCACCAGTGGGAACCCCCATTATGGCCACGGCAGATGGTACGGTAACTGAATCTACCCGACGAGGTGGTAACGGAAAATATGTAAAAATACGTCACAACGGTACTTATTCGACCCAGTACCTGCATATGAAGAAGCAAAAGGTAAAGCGGGGTGAGTTTGTGCGCCAGGGCGATGTAATTGGCTGGGTCGGTATGACCGGTAATACTAGCGGGCCTCATGTCTGCTATCGTTTTTGGAAGAACGGTCGACAGGTAGACCCACTTCGTGAAGAATTGCCCAAGGCCGAGCCGTTAGCTGAAACATTACAGCCAGAATACTTCTCCTATATCAATCCGTTAAAAGAGCAGCTTGATTGTATAGCTTATCCTGAAAAACAAGAAGAGGAAGATATTCAAGCTCCAGATCTGGCTTCCTTAACGGAATAA